Proteins encoded within one genomic window of Streptomyces taklimakanensis:
- a CDS encoding response regulator has translation MTDPHGSAPGGGRPVRVLLADDEHLIRGALAALLALEDDLLVVAEAASGPEALAMAVAHRPDVAVLDLQMPGKDGVTVATELRTTLPDCRVLIVTGHGRPGHLKRALSAGVRGFVPKTVSAQRLAEIIRTVHGGNRYVDPELAADAISAGDSPLTAREAELLELAADGAPIAEVAERAALAPGTVRNYLSSATAKLAAENRHAAVRIARERGWL, from the coding sequence GTGACCGACCCCCACGGGAGCGCCCCGGGCGGCGGACGTCCCGTACGGGTGCTGTTGGCCGACGACGAACACCTGATCCGGGGCGCGCTGGCGGCGCTGCTGGCCCTGGAGGACGACCTCCTGGTGGTCGCCGAGGCCGCGTCCGGCCCGGAGGCGCTGGCGATGGCCGTGGCCCACCGGCCCGACGTCGCGGTGCTGGACCTCCAGATGCCCGGCAAGGACGGTGTGACGGTCGCCACGGAGCTGCGGACCACGCTCCCCGACTGCCGCGTCCTGATCGTCACCGGGCACGGCCGCCCGGGGCACCTGAAGCGGGCCCTGTCGGCGGGGGTGCGCGGTTTCGTCCCCAAGACCGTCTCGGCGCAGCGGCTGGCCGAGATCATCCGCACGGTGCACGGCGGGAACCGCTACGTGGATCCGGAGTTGGCGGCCGACGCGATCAGCGCCGGCGACTCGCCGCTGACCGCCCGCGAGGCCGAGCTGCTGGAGCTGGCGGCGGACGGGGCTCCGATCGCCGAGGTCGCGGAGCGGGCCGCGCTGGCCCCGGGAACGGTCCGCAACTACCTCTCGTCGGCCACCGCGAAGCTGGCCGCCGAGAACCGTCACGCGGCCGTGCGCATCGCACGCGAGCGAGGTTGGCTATAG
- a CDS encoding phosphoribosylaminoimidazolesuccinocarboxamide synthase, with translation MTGFVEKPEPVQVPGLVHVHTGKVRDLYRTEGGDLVMVASDRVSAYDWVLPTEIPDKGRVLTQLSLWWFDQLADLVPNHVLSTDLPPGAPPDWAGRTVVCRSLRMVPVECVARGYLTGSGLAEYEASRTVCGLALPEGLVDGSELPAPIFTPATKAEVGEHDENVPYEEVARRVGADTAAGLRQLTLAVYSRGRDIARERGIILADTKFEFGWETEEDGAERLVLADEVLTPDSSRFWPADRWEPGRAQPSFDKQIVRDWLTSPAAGWDRGGEQPPPELPAEVVERTRARYIEAYELLTGTRWS, from the coding sequence GTGACCGGTTTTGTGGAGAAGCCCGAACCCGTGCAGGTACCGGGCCTGGTACACGTGCACACGGGCAAGGTGCGGGATCTGTACCGGACCGAGGGGGGCGATCTGGTGATGGTCGCCAGCGACCGCGTCTCCGCCTACGACTGGGTGCTGCCGACCGAGATCCCCGACAAGGGCCGTGTCCTGACCCAGCTCTCCCTGTGGTGGTTCGACCAGCTCGCCGACCTGGTGCCGAACCACGTGCTCTCCACCGACCTCCCGCCCGGCGCACCGCCCGACTGGGCGGGGCGCACGGTCGTCTGCCGCTCCCTGCGCATGGTCCCGGTCGAGTGCGTGGCCCGCGGCTACCTCACCGGCTCGGGCCTGGCCGAGTACGAGGCGTCCCGCACGGTGTGCGGACTCGCCCTGCCCGAGGGCCTGGTGGACGGCTCCGAGCTGCCCGCCCCGATCTTCACCCCGGCCACCAAGGCGGAGGTCGGCGAGCACGACGAGAACGTCCCCTACGAGGAGGTCGCCCGCCGGGTCGGTGCCGACACCGCCGCCGGGCTGCGCCAGCTCACCCTCGCCGTCTACTCCCGGGGCCGGGACATCGCCCGGGAGCGCGGCATCATCCTGGCCGACACCAAGTTCGAGTTCGGGTGGGAGACGGAGGAGGACGGCGCGGAGCGGCTGGTGCTCGCCGACGAGGTCCTCACCCCCGACTCCTCCCGCTTCTGGCCCGCCGACCGGTGGGAGCCGGGCCGTGCGCAGCCCTCCTTCGACAAGCAGATCGTCCGCGACTGGCTGACCTCGCCGGCCGCCGGCTGGGACCGCGGCGGCGAGCAGCCGCCGCCGGAGCTGCCCGCCGAGGTCGTCGAGCGCACCCGCGCCCGCTACATCGAGGCGTACGAGCTGCTGACCGGCACCCGCTGGAGCTGA